CAATGGAAACAACGTTCCTGTAACAGTAGTTGAAGTTGAGCCCTGTGTAATAACGCAGATCAAATCAATGGAAGTTGACGGCTACGATGCCATTCAGATAGCTGCTGTTGAAAAAAAGGAAAAGAACGTCAGTAAAGCACTGCGCGGTCATTTCGCAAAAGCTAATACCAGCCCGAAACGGTATATCCGTGAGATGCGGGATTTTGTCCCGGAAGGGGCCAAAGTGGGTGACACCCTTAAAATCGACGATGTCTTCAGGGAAAATACCTATGTTGATGTTGTCGGAACTACAAAGGGTAAAGGATTCCAGGGTGTTGTAAAACGCCACGGATTTTCCGGAGTCGGCGGACAAACCCACGGTCAGAAAGACCGCGAGCGGGCACCCGGTTCCATAGGTCAATCGGCCGATCCTTCCAAAGTATTCAAGGGAATAAAAATGGGAGGTCAGGATGGCAACAGCAGGGTCAAAGTAAAAAGACTACAGCTGATGAAGGTGCTTCCGGAGTC
This DNA window, taken from Natronogracilivirga saccharolytica, encodes the following:
- the rplC gene encoding 50S ribosomal protein L3, which gives rise to MTGLIGKKIGMTNVFDDNGNNVPVTVVEVEPCVITQIKSMEVDGYDAIQIAAVEKKEKNVSKALRGHFAKANTSPKRYIREMRDFVPEGAKVGDTLKIDDVFRENTYVDVVGTTKGKGFQGVVKRHGFSGVGGQTHGQKDRERAPGSIGQSADPSKVFKGIKMGGQDGNSRVKVKRLQLMKVLPESNLILIKGAIPGPKNRLVEVYNHG